One window of Trifolium pratense cultivar HEN17-A07 linkage group LG5, ARS_RC_1.1, whole genome shotgun sequence genomic DNA carries:
- the LOC123885154 gene encoding uncharacterized protein LOC123885154, translating to MGNCVFKGFHHGDFEDTMVRILTSNGGIMEFYSSITVECITNEFPHHGIFKNNCNTLSKPLSKNEELQGGEVYYLLPLKNMTNKQFSETFETLTPYRMSTCEKNSSRSNNNNNMWSEHEVFSRYNSIGVWKVKLVISPEKLSEILSQESRTEALIESVRTVAKCGNGVPSSVANSDKWSLSSSFKGSTLLDNFNLESSSSN from the coding sequence ATGGGTAATTGTGTATTCAAAGGCTTTCATCATGGAGATTTTGAAGACACAATGGTAAGAATTTTAACATCAAATGGAGGCATTATGGAATTTTACTCTTCCATAACGGTGGAATGCATAACAAACGAGTTCCCTCACCATGGGATTTTCAAAAACAACTGCAACACACTCTCTAAACCACTCTCGAAAAACGAGGAACTTCAAGGTGGGGAAGTTTACTATCTTCTCCCTCTCAAAAACATGACCAACAAACAATTTAGTGAAACATTCGAAACGTTAACTCCGTATCGAATGTCCACGTGTGAGAAGAATAGCAGCAggagcaacaacaacaataatatgTGGTCGGAACATGAAGTGTTTTCGAGATACAATAGTATTGGAGTATGGAAGGTGAAATTAGTGATTAGTCCGGAGAAATTGTCGGAAATTTTGTCGCAAGAATCGAGGACAGAGGCATTGATTGAGAGCGTAAGGACGGTGGCTAAGTGCGGTAATGGGGTGCCATCTTCCGTGGCAAACTCCGATAAGTGGAGTTTGTCTAGTAGTTTTAAAGGTTCTACGTTATTAGACAATTTTAATTTAGAATCTTCAAGTTCAAATTAG